In Synchiropus splendidus isolate RoL2022-P1 chromosome 15, RoL_Sspl_1.0, whole genome shotgun sequence, the genomic stretch TTTGAAGACACACTGTTCCCTCAAACACCTCAGAGTCTGAGGGCTCGTCTGCACTTAAAGTGCCAACTAAAAGTTGACCGACACTTTACTGGACTGGAAGGCGATCTCATAAACAGTTTCCCCAAAAACCGTGGCTCCAGAGTGCGCACCACGTCAATGGTGTCACAGCTCTGAGCGTGCTGATGGAACCACGACCAAATCCAGTCCGTCGTCTTCCACCACAAGGAACCCGGAGGAGAAGTCAGGAGACCCTTCCTTCATGTGAAAACACTTAATTTGTCTTCCAAAAACTGCGTCGCACTCACCGGTAGTGTTCAACCCGACACCCGTCTGACCCACAACAGCCGCcgcctgctgctgcatctgtctGTGACACTGTCGCAGATCAAACACCTGCAGACCGGCAAGAGAGACAGGTCAGGTGAGACACAGGTGACGGGAGAGACATCAACACCCACCGCCTACCTTGATGTAAGCCCCCGGGTAGATTTTGTGGACTCCATCTCCAGGTCCTCGTCCGGCTTCCCGGTCCAGGTAGAAGCTCTGGACGAAAACTGAGTGGTCACTCAGACATCGCATCCAGATGTCCCCATCACCCCGACACTCCAGCTGGACGCCTCGACCGATGTGTAGCCTGTAGCCCAAACCCAGCGTGAGAGCAGAGGTGAAAGGGGAGCAGCGATGGCACTCACCTGGCGCGGTGGCTGGCGGCCGTGCGGTGGACGTTGCTCAGCTGACCCAGACAGAAGCGATCACCGCCGGAGGGATCCACATAACCATCCACGGTCACCAGAGGACAGCTGGACTGGACCTTGAACATCTCACCCACCTGAACGTCCAGCTCAAAGTAAGAGATGGAGCACCAGAACTCAGGACCTGCAGCAAGCGAGGAGAGGATGAGGTGACGGCGAAGACCAGAGCGTTGGGTCAGTCAGCATCTCACCCGGGTGGTTGGTCACCGGCTGAGGGTACGGTGCGGAGCTGTGGTGCTGAGACCCTGCAAGAACACACACGTGTTGATGTTCCACATGACCTTCTCCAAGACTCTTCGCAGCCACACAAGAATAGGTGGCACTGAGTCGGACCAGTGGTGCCGTGATGTCGTACAGAAATGAGTGTTGGGCGTCTGCTGATGATGTAGTTGATGCTGCTGATGACTCCGCCCACTGTGCTGTGGGACAGCCGTGctgtagggggcgctgtttCCAGACCAGGTGGCTGacgagagagaaagagacatgAACACAAACTGCACAAAACAAGATCCTGCGTTGTAACAGCAAAAAGAAATGTTGTCCTGAGTCTGAAATTGATGAACTTAAAAAATATTGTGACCATGTTTCACAAAAAATCATGAAGACAAGAAACGTAAAGCTGCCAACGTTAAGTACACAATCTCCAAACTAGCATGATCCCAGCACTGACCCACTCAGTACCTGGTTTGGGAACGCCACTGTACTCTGGACTCTGTGGGTGAGGGGGAGTCATGCCGTCCGGGTGAGGTGGCTGAGGTGTGAGGGAAGAGTTGGGGTGTGGTGGCGAAGCTCGGCCTCCGTGCTGGTTTTGCGGTGCAGCGATCTGAAGGAGACCTGGTCCATCGTCGACCCGACAGCTGCTCGGCATGGAGCTTCCTGTCGTGGGAAACATGTCGGACCATTGCATCTCCCAGGACCTGGGTGAGCTTACCTGGCGGAGACAGAGGCATGCTGGGATACATGCTGACATGCTGGCTGTAGTGGTCCGGGAGAGGCGACAGATCCACCTGGAGACAGTCCTGCATGTACTCCTCCTTCACCTGAGGACCTGGAAGAAGATCGGTCCACATGAAGGGCAGGATTGAGAACGTGCTCTCAAGACCGGggtgtgtgtagtgtgtgtACCGGTGTTGGCGGGACACACCACGCGCTCGTAGTGATAAGGGTTCACACACACGTTGTCGTACTTGAGGTCGTAGGCGAACTGGCAGAACTTGACGTGTTTGAGTTCATTCTTGTGGAGATCGGGCCACCGCCACAGACGGGCGTAGATGACATGAGGGAAGCCCTTTCTGCCTGCCACCTGACAGGGAGACAGGCGAAAGGGAGAGAGACGGAAAGCCGTGAGACAGGTGAAGGGACAGGAACCTCTGCAGACAGACAGGGAGGTAACAAGATTGTGGAAATATAAAGTGCCTGACTGAGTCACGAACCAGGTTACCACAGCAACCTGtgagtgtctctgtgtgtgtatttacaagtgtgtgtgtgtgtccattttaaattcaaacttgaaagagtgtttcttgGTTGCTGTGACTAGAGACGGGAGAAGCCACGACCTTGGAGGCGAGGTGAGGTCATGACTGACTCCAGAGTCGGGTTTTTGTTTGATCACAGCACACAACAAGCTACGGCCAGGTCTGTGGACTTGGGCCTGATGTTGGGAGGTGGAGCTTCAGCCACTGACTTTAGATGGGGTGGTTTGTTCCGTGACGAAGGTCGAGCTAACGAGCACAGACCAAACAACCTTCCTCCCGCTGGAGGACCTCAGACAGAACCACAAGCAGAAGATATTGGATCCAGACCTGCAGTGACCACCATCACCACAGAGCTCTGGTCTCTCACACAAGACTTCCTGTTGAGAACTATGGTCTCAGAAACAGACGGACTCAGCACGAGTGCGAGGCTCTGGTGGACAAATGAGAAAGGTGCAGACTGATGCTCACACTtggtcacgcacacacacacccacactctcAGTAACAGGCCTCCTTCCTGTGCTTCAGTCAAAACAAGCCAgtctggccttcctcctcctcctcctcctctctcctcctctttgtcctccCCCTCACAAgccctccctcttcctcttgcTCGCTGCCTCAGACAGAAACACTCCTGCTGACGATCTTGTTCTTCTCCTCGCGTGAGGACGTTTGCTCTGCTGTGAAGGTTTGAGCCTCACATCCCTTAGACTTGAGTGTGGCAGGATGTAGCCATGAAACAAACCACTCATCATCAATGCATCTGGACGGTGCTCAACTGATCCAGGTCTGCAAGTTCACAGGGACCGAGGAAGGAACAGCTCAGGTGCACAGTGCATCTGCTGGACTGATAATTATGGTCTGTCTGGAGTgtccacacccacacactcactcacacacaggtcCAGTGTTTCTGCAGTTCTACACCGTCAACTCCTGCATCACTGCGTGGTCCGGTGCTGCAActgtcactgcagcagcagagcagttgTTCCCGGTGGCCGTACCTGCAGCCGTCCATCCAGTGTCCTCTGGATGGTCACACACTTGCTGGGATGGACTCCGTTGGTGGTGACTGCAGTGATGAGCGAGTCCAGTTCGTCCTTCTTCTCCTTTAGCTTCTTCACTAGACTCTCGATGGCCCGCTTGGCAAAGCCCTCATTCTCGCCGCCCTGTCGGTGGCACATTAGGCTGTGGACAATGCTGAGGCAGGCGTCCGTGCTGCTGGGGGCCGACCCGAGGACGGACATGGTCACCTGGTGACCAAGAGACACTCGAGTCAGTCCTGGacactggactatagagcgacAGTACTTGCGGGACCTGAACTGTCCACCACATCATCGGCAAACATTGATGAAATGATAGACAGCTGTCCCTCATTCACTAGTCTCAGAGTAGAGCCGTGTCTTCTCCAAGACGGAGCAGAGTAGTCAACCTCCACTCTGGCCTGGGAGAGTCTCACACCCACAGAGAGGGAAAACTGATGAAACCTGTCGACCGCAGAGGAGGTGAGACAGGACAGACAGACGAGTTCCTCGGCCACACACTCCAGACAGGAACGTCCACCAGCGAATGTGGAACTGAGCCTCGGTGTTATCTATCTGATGTGGGAATCTATCGATCAGCGACAGCTAAGACTCTTCTGCATCGAGTCTGTTTCCAGTTTCACCGCGTTGCATCACGTCTGTCTGCCTCTGGTGTCAGCTGGACTCAGACATCTGATCTCGCCTGACTCCTCAAGACCAACAGGCTCATTTGAGAGTGAAGACCTGCAGTTTAAACTCTCAATGTTGAGTGGATGACACACGGTTACATTTGTACAGGACGAGGGTGAGACAGGCAGAGATCATCACGTCCACAGTTCAGACGTGTCTGTGCTTCTAAGGTCTGGTGATATGCAGCGAAGCAAAGTCAGCTCAGACACACGAGCATCAACAGTTGTCAGAGCTCCAGGGTCGAACCTTAACGGCATCGGGCGGCTGCACTCACCGGCTCACGGTCGGCTCTGCTCGGCTGTGGTCCGCTGGTGTGACGGTGAGACCGGCGGTGAGACTGTCTGCCCTCCGTCTGCTGCTGCAacctgactgtctgtctgtggagtcaGCCaggagcggggggggggggctgtGTCATGCTCACCAGACCGCCAGACATAACAGGAAGTGAGGTAACGTCTGcgcatgtaaaaataaaagaacaaacgAGAGTTTTTGCTCGAGTGTGGGGCAACAGCGAAAACATTCGTAGCGTGACGTCATCGTAAACAACGGAAGTGTAATAAGCTCGTGAAGTCTCGTCCAAAAGTACCGATGTTTGTGCATGTGACCTCTGCCCACGTGGCCGACTCCAGGTGAAACGTGGTCAcgtgacgtaaaaaaaaatgtatattttcggAACAAATCCAACACGCAACACTGTGGCGCCACGCAACGCGCGATGACGTCACCAGAACTGACAACAAAACGTAAAGTGCTACGTTACTGATGGTGTCTGAGCGTCGGGGCGCGTCACGGTTGTGGACGGTTGAAAGGCTGGTGATTTACCACGACAGTCGTCACTGGTCCGAACTCCAATCACGTGACAAACACAAAGTGCTAAAGTAGCATACATGACCATAAAGCCAACGTATGTTTCAGCGAGCTGGTCAAGATGCAATATACTGTAGTTGAAAGTGGCGCTCTGCTGTCGCGAACCCACGCAGCCCCCTACTGGATAATTACTCAAACTACAGGTGAAGACTTGCAGGTAAAGTCGGCGTCGCTCTTTCTTCAGCTCGTTTTAACTGTTCGGTTCATAAACTGCGTCGAGTCCAAATACGACGGCAAGTTGCTTGAGTTGCATTTGCTTCCGTAAACATCCGTTTAATTATCGATTTGAAATCATTTAAAAGCAGGTTCAGGGTTATTGGCGTCCGTCCCTGGCAGCGTCGGCACATGCTTAACTCAGTATGAAGTGGTGACGACAGCACGACAGTCAGTGACTTGGCTGAGGGACTGACTTGTGTGAATGTGGTCACacgtgacagcagcagcaggtcagtcAATCACTGTCAGCTGTGCTTCCCCTGCAGTCAACATGGTGAAGAGCAGAgcgatgatgaagaggaggaatagGCTCCTGTCGGCCCTGCGCCTGAGAAGAACCACCACGGTCTCCCTGCACGAGAGGTGAGCCAGGCGTCTTGACCCCTGACGTCAGAAGTGAGGAGTGCTCCTCTCCACCAGAGCTCAGGAAACATCAGTGAGGTTGGTCCTACCAATGACTCAGTGTCTGGGTCTAGGTTCACTCAGGTGCTGCAGAACCAGCTGAACGTTGGTGGTGGGAGACGCCCTCGTCTTCACCGGGTGAGACGGTCAGATCGGGCTGGTGGAGAGAAGCGCTGTGGCTCACTGGCTTCCTTTATGGCATCTCCAGGCACGGTCCCACCTGAAGAGGACCGGGCTCTGGACCCGGCTCGGCTGGCTGAAGGTCACTCAGCGGCTCTGTGGCTTCTGGAGTTTCAAGAACAAGTACGGCTGGAGAGCTCGGTTCAGTGAGTATAAGCAGGTCCAGAATTAGAACCCCAGGGACCGAACCGTGGAGTAGGCAGTGACCAGGGTCTCCTGCAGATAGACGAGGCGTCCACACTCGAGGCCAGCACCGCTTCCTGAAGACCCGCAACCTCAAACCCCAAACAGCAGGTGGGTCCAGCAGCGAgtgtgagttgtgtgtgtgagcatcacTGAT encodes the following:
- the smad10b gene encoding mothers against decapentaplegic homolog 4, giving the protein MSVLGSAPSSTDACLSIVHSLMCHRQGGENEGFAKRAIESLVKKLKEKKDELDSLITAVTTNGVHPSKCVTIQRTLDGRLQVAGRKGFPHVIYARLWRWPDLHKNELKHVKFCQFAYDLKYDNVCVNPYHYERVVCPANTGPQVKEEYMQDCLQVDLSPLPDHYSQHVSMYPSMPLSPPGSSMPSSCRVDDGPGLLQIAAPQNQHGGRASPPHPNSSLTPQPPHPDGMTPPHPQSPEYSGVPKPATWSGNSAPYSTAVPQHSGRSHQQHQLHHQQTPNTHFWSQHHSSAPYPQPVTNHPGPEFWCSISYFELDVQVGEMFKVQSSCPLVTVDGYVDPSGGDRFCLGQLSNVHRTAASHRARLHIGRGVQLECRGDGDIWMRCLSDHSVFVQSFYLDREAGRGPGDGVHKIYPGAYIKVFDLRQCHRQMQQQAAAVVGQTGVGLNTTGMCSPTGLGVDDLRRLCIVRLSFVKGWGCDYPRESIKDTPCWLEVHLHRALQLLDQVLHMLPLREHTL